The genomic DNA gaaaatacaaataaaaaagcaaaggaaagtaagaaaaaaaggaaaagcaataaagaaattaaaggTAAGGAAGAAAAGAGAGGAAACAAAAGACAAAAGGTTCTAAAACTCCATGATTATTATTAACTCAAattctatcaaaaaaattatagaacCAAGCAACAATAGTGTTCCTTCCCCCTATAGCTACTTAACCAACCACAGAAGCATCTATCAAAGTTTCTACAAAGGGTGAACCCTATTTGAATCATCAAGAAAGAAAGATATAGCTAGAAAGAGATCAAAGGAAATTGAGAAGAGAAAAGGTATGAATAGAGGTGTTTATCTACAAAGCTCACCAGTGCAACAGATGATGGCTGGAAACCCTAACAACTGGTGGAACACCATGCGCCCTCCTGCACCTGATCATCATCAACCTAATTTCTTCTCAACTACTACTCCTAATTCTAATTTTCAAACTCCATATCCTCATGcatcttctcttcctcttccttcttGGCATGAAAATCAAGATCAACTTCCTGAGTCATGGAGTCACCTCCTCATGTAATTAATTAACACCCTCTCTCTTTCTCAATCACTCACACACTAGAAATTAAAAGCTgagttgagtttttttttgaatggtaAAGCTGAGTTGAACTACCGACGGAAATTAGtgatggaaaaataaattcGATCTTCAGTTTTTGTTTCTCTAACACTTAACGATCGAATTAAaagttctctttttttttttccgtccataatttaactttttatagtACACCTAATGATTGCATGTCAAgaaaatgatttgattattttgaagGATCAACTAATctatatagatatataattgatttttgtgttaatttttgatgattttggaaAATATAGGAATGGTGTGGTGTATGAAGAAGAGAAGGCTAGTATGCTAAGTCAGCCTCCTTCAAATGCTTCTCTTGTTGATCATGTTAAACAAGAAAGTTCAGTGAACAACTATGTCTATGGAAATGAAGAATTTCATGGAACACCAAATTCTACTTGGTCTCAAATAGTGTCGGtgccttcttcttcctcctccaaATCCTGTGCAACAAGTTTCACCAGTACTAGCATGTTGGATTTCTCTAACACTAAAACGGATATAAGATCTCCACCATCAGATCTATCTTCTGatcaggtatatatatatatatatatatatatatatatatatatatatatatatatatttaacaaagatCATATTAATTTCATGATTAATCAAAGCtagattttttctttctttctttctacaagtTAATTACATCAcatgtatttaatttttgtgaaactttactaattcaaccaattGTCAATTGAAATCTTACTTTTATGAAATGGATTTTGTCCTCCAACTTTTTTTGGAAAACGGTTCTTCTATTCTTTCTGTAtcatatagataaaaaaaaaatggtttgctTTTCTCTGTGTATCTTCTTTAAATATACgcaacaaaaattatatatcctttttggttaatttctgtgttttctttaacattttaatttgtaattttaaataacgaaagttttttttctttgtcaaaAGTGTAATAGCTCTTCAGCTGGTGGGGCATTGAAGAAAGCTAGGGTTCAATCATCTACATTCAAGGTATACTCTATTGCAAACAATTCTAGACACAAACTTCCAACCCTGAAATCTCTTTtaacaaaaacacacacactCACAAACATCATATGTGGGCTGTAACTCTTGTCTTTCTTGGTTGTCTTGTTCTCAATATCATGATGTCATTTTTAAAACTTTCTTTCACATTTTATCTCAAGATGAAGAATATAAccgacatatatatatatatatatatatatatatatatatatatatatatatatatatatatatatatatatatatatcaacttgCACGACATGTATACATcttaattatttctttgatCTTCTCTTTATTTTCAGGTTAGGAAGGAGAAGTTAGGTGACAGAATTACTGCCCTTCATCAGCTCGTTTCCCCATTTGGAAAGGTAAATATATACAAGCCTAATTTATTAAATTCATATTAGAACAAAACTTAGGTTCACCAATACATTCTTCTCcatccaataataataataactttgaaaaaacaaaataaagtatGTCACTTTAGTTTTCaatgtaattttaattattttttatttcttttcatttatagTACCCCCGATTAATATTAAGTGCATCACTCCAAGTTATCAACTAATGGCTAATATATAAGGGTGAATTAGAAAAATCACTACtcatctttcttttatttataatttttttcttaatttgtgaGAAATGATCAATTGTGAGAGTTATTGTGGGGACTTAGTGAGTTTCGTGTGGATTAAATTTTTCAGATGATTCTAACACACAGTCCATGTgtgataaattttttctttttgatggaTCATGTGTGTGAAATTATGATGAGAGAACATTAAAAATATCACATCTAAGTATTAATGTGATTTgatctagtaaaaaaaaaaaaacttttgtgcTTGATGTTATTGCACATTAACTTAACTTTTACtcaaaattggaataaaattgaagaaggtACGTACCAATCTTAAATTTGCATCggaaagaataaaaaacaatcTTAAATAATTCATCTTTCCCATCCCCTTTAATTTTGctttatgataattttatgGTGTGGTGTTTCTAAACTTTTGCAGACTGACACAGCCTCTGTCTTATTAGAATCTATTGGTTATATCAGATTCCTTCAGAGTCAAATTGAGGTATGAATAGTGATGGGACACTGTTAAAAGTACATATGATTTTCACGtttagttttagtttttgaagttCTAAAAATTCTCTTTACTTTTTCCCCGTGGATCATGCAGGCACTTAGCTTACCATACTTGGGAAATGGATCAGGAAACatgaagaaacaacaacaacaatatgtTGTAAGCAGTTTCAATCTCATTTCCCAATGAAACAAAGAAGAATAATCACTTTCTGCTTTCTGTCTTCTAATTGCATGTGCAAGCTCAGGCAGGCACACCAATTAACTTGTAATTATGTTGTACtaattgtaattattattatttaataattaatgttaGGTTCAAGGAGAGAAGAATTGTTTATTCCCTGAAGACCCTGGTCAGGTATGTATTCTTTTCCTTGGATCCATTAAGTTTGAGGAATTTTCATTTGGAAAGTTCAACTTGCATAATTTTATAATTCTGTTATTAAATGCATGAAGAAAGTATACAATTAAAGAGAATGTCACCAGCTTAAGTTATCATATACTAGTAGAATATTATTCTGAGATGAATCAAATTctcattgtatttttttcttctttatggtTATAGCTGCTGAATGAAAACTGTCTGAAGAGAAAGGCAGTTAGGGAACAGGTAATTGTTGCGTGTATTGAAGTTGTTTGTAGTTTATTTGAAATCTCCCTGACTGTTGGGTGTATAAATGTGCTTGAACACCGTCAATAATTTGTAAATAATGTGAATTTTGACTGTATTGTAAATTAGGTCtgtgaagaaaaagaaaagaaagaccTGAGGAGCAGAGGATTGTGTTTGGTTCCAGTGTCATGCACAATGCAAGTTGGAAGTGACAATGGAGCTGATTATTGGGCTCCTGCTTTTGGTGGGGGATTTCAGTAGATTAATTGGTGTAGcatatattcataaatatttgGGAGCATACAAAGAGGCGGCAATTAATTGGTGGAAATTTGTATAACATTATGAGCAGTCAATCTGCTATATATCAAATTATCTAAGGCTGATTGCTCATGATGTTATGCAGGGTTCCTTAATAAAAATGTATGcaagtatatatatttgcaaGCCCTTGTTAAGAATCATTAATTTGTGCAAATAATCaacctttaatttattttcattccatTAGCTTAATTTAGAAGTCAGATGCTAGATTTAAATATAGATTTATGGAATAATTGTATGATGAGTCATTTGAATGCTAAAACTTCTTTGAAACAAACTTTTGTATCTTTATTGTTACTGTGAGAATATTTTTATACGCAAAAATGTTTATTGAAGTAAAATTGAAGCCTTAACATATAGTATTTCACAAATATCACATGcaatcaatgaaaaaatgaTCAATATTTTCCTCTATTGAACCATCAATCCAATCTAAACTAGTTGACAAACTACACTTAATCAGatcaaatcaaatttgtttgatggagttatctatttttttgaatggcaaaaATAGAAGAGTACAACAAGATAGAAGAAAAAGCATCCAACCTAGCCGAGTTGTGGGAAAAAGCAACACAAGTACATCCAAAGTCACAAGGCTATTGGGCTAAGGTCCTCTTGtactcccaaaaaaaaaaggtcacaaGGCCCCCATGCGAACACCTCCATTAGTCTCTTATTGAAGTCAATGTAGAATTGGTTCTATTTAATTTCACACTCATAGGAGCAGGAATGAACAAAGTGTCTTCCTCGAAACCACTTCCACAAGATGAATTTGATCATGTCCACCAGTTGGTACTCAACCCGACGAGATTAATTCATTTTGAACCATTCAGATAGACCACACAACAAAATGTTAGACCAAGAAGAAGACCTAACCTAACTTTCCTACACCCTTGAGACCCAAAACAAGACTAAGGACACAAAACCTACTTCGGAAGATAACACATGCTCCAAACCTAACTATTTGAAAACTACACCCGACTACTATCTGGACACATAATATTTAATGGagttatctttttctttattttttatttaatggaGTTATCTAAGACGGATTGAACTATACGTATACTcctatattttaatcttttttggtaaatatgtttttatccatataagtatattgtatttcgtttttaaaccctaaaaaataaaatctttcaaattttcaaccaaacatatttttcgtttataattttaatctccACCTTCAACTAAATCATATATCATTATTGGTTTAAGTTGaccctttttttttggtactcTATTCTTATTCACCTTGAATCCTCTCCTTCTCCTGATTCTCTCATTCTCCCTCCTTCACCAAGTTATGTCttgatctattttttttttctttattgataTTCTCTTTAAAACCTAGAGAGATGAATACAACTTGGTGAATGGGGGAAAAGATAGAATGAGTAGAAAGAGAGAATCCAAATCTCCCACGACCAGTTTGGATTCGGTGACTCGAAACAAcaagagtaatttttttttttccgcttATCTCCAAATTCTGATATCGAGTGAGTTGGTTCCTTCTTCTTCCatgcattgattttttttctattcataGTTAACGTGTGTTTGTGTATGTATGCATGTATGTATGAGCTATTCATTTTATTTCGTAACCTTGTACATGTTTGATCAAAATGCCTCGTTCattgattgtgttgttgttAGAGACTTGCGGCAAAATAAGACGGTTCCTCTGTGTAGTTAGTTAATTTGATCTCCACTTTTAAAGAAGTATAGGTGTTTTATATGTAAATGTGATCCCCATTGGCCATTGATCTTCAAGTACCTAAAATCATACTCTTATAAATgtagtgattttttttgaagaaagtttGCTTTGCATGAATCTAGCCCTTCCAATAGTGATATGATTAATTTTAGCGTTTATTAGAGAGTAGGGAAAGGTTCtaagaccatccacaatggtgGGTGCTTAACGCACCACATTAAATAGGCACCCCCATTTTGGAGTAAAATATATGGGTGCCTATGGAGAAGGGTGGCTATAGAagcactctctctctctctctcttcattttttgttgGTCCTATTTAATAAatcctaaaaaattaaataaattttgttgaaatgtaatgatatagaaTTATTTGTGGaacttatttaataatttcttttgaggTGTTGGGTTGGAGAAAATTGGTACCTATTATGTACTACCGTAAAATTAATGATGTAAACACATGTGGCCTATTTAAGCACCCAATTTATGATGCTCTGTTGTGGATGATCTAAATAGTATCGAGTGCCATAAAGACACTCTTTAAAGATTCTTAATGAagaaattatttcttaaaaaagtcaaaaacttcaattttcaatcCATTGATAACATAAACTTACTATGAcggtttcaaatttcaattgagAACAAATTTAGAGAAAGACATATATCATTCTCTAATTTTTGGTCCTTGGTGATTGGAAAATGTAGGAAAAATTTTTGATCGGGAGAAGTACAAGGGTAGGAAAATAAAGAGAGCATGAGATATGAATTCATCAGTAAGTGTGTGAAACAACACAATGCTTATGTACGAACAACACACCTATTGGGAAGTTCTTCTAAGCTTAGCGAAAACATTATTGATGGGAGTTGCTGGTATTGGTAGCAATTTCCCAACCACAGCAAGAGGCCAActgaaaaataggaaaaaaagaCAGCAGGAAGCAGAACGGGAATGAATTATGTTCACATTTATTTGTGCCAGCCAACTAAGCTATGTGGTCTTTGTTAATACAGTAGTTTTAATTTCTTTCGAGCACACCACATTCTTGGAACAAATTAAACATTCAATAGAGGTATTTATTGTTTTAACAAGATGTAAAATATAACAACTAGATAAAATTACGCGGCCAATTTGTATAATCAATTGACCCAATGAATCTAATAGCTACAGAAATAAGTCACTGCTTCCAATTAAGCATAGTAGTTGTAGGAAACTTCATGAAATTCAAAGATGACAATCTTGAGAACATAAGCAATAAGTTTTGCTCTTCTGTTCTCAACTTAATTGGACGCAGTGGCTTATTTACGTCGTTATTGTATTCATTGGGTTAGTTGATTTTACAAACTGTCCACCTAATTTTATATAGCTCTTGATACTTTTCAtcttattaaaatgataaatgtcTCTAATattgattgtttaatttgttcCAAGAATGCGGTGTGctcgaaaaaaattaaaactactaTATTAACAAAGACTATATGGCTTAGTTTCCCTTTGCGGTCTTTTTCCCTACTTTTCAGTTGGTCTCTTTGCTACGGTTCGAAAATTGATACCGGTACCAACAACTCCCATCAATAATGTTTTAACCTAGCTTCAATGAACTTCTCAATAGGCGTGCTATTCGTACATAGACATTGTGCCGTTTCAAACACTTACCTGGGACCATATCTCTTCTCATTGATGGATTGTAAATAAACTTTAATgcaataataacattaaatacaTGAAGCAGTAGAgaatagaaatagaaatttgACAAAGAAATTTACACTTTATATTGTACACGCACATAAAAGGATTAAAAATGTACCAAAGACGGTGTTTTGAGGGTTGGTGGCGGTTTGATTCATGGCAGCATTACCGATTTCATCATCggtaaaagcaacaaaaaagagtgttgttttATTGCCTTGATCATTGTGAAAAATCTGAACTCTATTCCTACAGCCAAATCACGTCCTTTTCACCATGATATCTCAAGTGATCGAAAGAAAGCTggacaaaagaaacaaaactcAAGTCACGAGTAGAAAACTAATTCTAATTTCAGTGTCATAGAAGGGTCGCAAATGTACATTTGCGACTGTTCCCCAACAGGCGTTAATGTTGAGGTGAGTAAACGTGTGATATAACACAAAAGCTGCGTCGGTTTGCTTAAGGGtcacaattttttctaaaaaacttGCGGCTGTTGGGCTCAAGTGTTGCAAAAACCGTCGCAAATGTACACTTTGAGGCAGTTTTGAGGTAAGGGTCACAAAGTACGTGTCGCAAAATGCTAAATTTTTTGTAGTgatcattttttcttctcattcatttaaataagtgatttttgcaaatatttAGTTGTCTCTTTCGCTATTTCTTTGTCTTGCTA from Medicago truncatula cultivar Jemalong A17 chromosome 8, MtrunA17r5.0-ANR, whole genome shotgun sequence includes the following:
- the LOC25502267 gene encoding transcription factor bHLH68 isoform X2, which encodes MNRGVYLQSSPVQQMMAGNPNNWWNTMRPPAPDHHQPNFFSTTTPNSNFQTPYPHASSLPLPSWHENQDQLPESWSHLLMNGVVYEEEKASMLSQPPSNASLVDHVKQESSVNNYVYGNEEFHGTPNSTWSQIVSVPSSSSSKSCATSFTSTSMLDFSNTKTDIRSPPSDLSSDQCNSSSAGGALKKARVQSSTFKVRKEKLGDRITALHQLVSPFGKTDTASVLLESIGYIRFLQSQIEALSLPYLGNGSGNMKKQQQQYVQGEKNCLFPEDPGQLLNENCLKRKAVREQVCEEKEKKDLRSRGLCLVPVSCTMQVGSDNGADYWAPAFGGGFQ
- the LOC25502267 gene encoding transcription factor bHLH68 isoform X1, with translation MNRGVYLQSSPVQQMMAGNPNNWWNTMRPPAPDHHQPNFFSTTTPNSNFQTPYPHASSLPLPSWHENQDQLPESWSHLLMNGVVYEEEKASMLSQPPSNASLVDHVKQESSVNNYVYGNEEFHGTPNSTWSQIVSVPSSSSSKSCATSFTSTSMLDFSNTKTDIRSPPSDLSSDQCNSSSAGGALKKARVQSSTFKVRKEKLGDRITALHQLVSPFGKTDTASVLLESIGYIRFLQSQIEALSLPYLGNGSGNMKKQQQQYVVQGEKNCLFPEDPGQLLNENCLKRKAVREQVCEEKEKKDLRSRGLCLVPVSCTMQVGSDNGADYWAPAFGGGFQ